A part of Rhinolophus ferrumequinum isolate MPI-CBG mRhiFer1 chromosome 11, mRhiFer1_v1.p, whole genome shotgun sequence genomic DNA contains:
- the NLRP10 gene encoding NACHT, LRR and PYD domains-containing protein 10: MALAGNPREALLWALCDLEENNFKIFKFHLRDRTLLTGQGLARGELEGLSRVDLASRLILMYGAQDAVKVVLKVLKVMNLLELVDKLSGICLNDYREIYREYVRCLEERQEEGVNHRYNQLLLVAKPSPGSPTLEQELKVEDLFAPREGPDQGPPTVVIQGSAGTGKTTLARKMVLDWATGTLYPGRFDYVFYVSCREVVLLPESTLDQLLIWCCGDNKAPVAEIRRQQPERLLFILDGYDELQRSFAERLKRPGPTPIEDMLHRLIRREVLPTSSLLITTRPLALRNLEALLKQPLHVHILGFSDNERKKYFRSYFTDEEQIKNATDIVQGSDVLSKACQIPGICWVVCSWLKGQMERGGVLSESPSNSTDIFMAYVSTFLPPNDNEGCSELTRRMVLRGLCSLAAEGIQHQRFLFEEDELRKHNLDGPSLAAFLSSIDYQEGLNIKKFYSFRHISFQEFFHAMSYLVKEDQGQLGEESLREVNRLLDEKQQAGSEEMTLSMQFLLDISKKESSSNFELKFCFKISPLIRQDLKNFKELMNSIKHNRTWDLEFSLYDSKIKNLVRSVQMSDVEFRVGHSNESNSCSRKSFSVHTSLSNRQKEEQKRPIVDKRNGAGTQKGF; encoded by the exons ATGGCTCTGGCTGGCAACCCACGAGAGGCATTGCTCTGGGccttgtgtgaccttgaggaaaaTAACTTCAAGATATTTAAATTCCACTTACGGGATAGAACCCTGCTTACGGGCCAGGGCCTGGCCCGAGGAGAGCTGGAGGGCCTGAGTCGGGTGGATCTGGCTTCTCGGCTGATTCTGATGTACGGAGCACAGGACGCTGTGAAAGTGGTGCTCAAGGTCCTGAAGGTCATGAACCTGCTAGAACTCGTGGACAAGCTCAGTGGTATTTGTCTAAATG ATTACAGAGAAATATACCGAGAGTATGTGCGCTGCCTAGAGGAGAGGCAAGAAGAGGGCGTCAACCACCGGTACAACCAGCTGCTCCTGGTGGCCAAGCCCAGCCCTGGGAGCCCCACCCTGGAGCAGGAGCTGAAGGTGGAAGATCTATTTGCTCCAAGGGAAGGGCCTGACCAAGGCCCACCCACAGTGGTGATACAGGGGTCCGCTGGCACCGGAAAGACAACACTGGCCAGAAAAATGGTGCTGGACTGGGCCACTGGAACCCTGTACCCAGGCCGGTTTGATTATGTCTTTTATGTGAGCTGCAGAGAAGTGGTCCTTCTGCCAGAGAGCACACTGGACCAGCTCCTTATCTGGTGCTGTGGGGACAATAAAGCGCCTGTCGCAGAGATTCGGAGGCAGCAGCCAGAGAGGCTCCTGTTCATCCTGGACGGCTACGATGAGCTGCAGCGGTCCTTTGCGGAGAGGTTGAAGAGACCAGGGCCCACTCCCATAGAGGACATGCTGCACCGTCTAATTAGGAGAGAGGTGCTTCCCACATCCTCTCTTCTCATCACAACTCGGCCCCTGGCTTTGCGGAACCTGGAGGCCTTGCTGAAACAACCACTCCATGTCCACATCCTAGGCTTCTCTGACAATGAGAGGAAGAAGTATTTCAgatcctatttcacagatgaggagcaAATCAAAAATGCCACTGACATTGTACAAGGAAGTGACGTTCTCTCCAAAGCATGTCAGATTCCAGGCATTTGCTGGGTGGTCTGCTCCTGGCTGAAGGGGCAGATGGAGAGGGGCGGAGTGCTCTCAGAGTCTCCCAGTAACAGCACTGACATCTTCATGGCCTACGTCTCCACCTTCCTGCCGCCCAATGACAATGAGGGCTGCTCCGAGCTCACCCGACGCATGGTTCTGAGAGGTCTGTGCTCCCTGGCAGCTGAGGGGATCCAACACCAGAGGTTCCTGTTTGAAGAAGATGAGCTCAGGAAGCACAATTTAGATGGGCCCAGCCTTGCTGCTTTCCTGAGCAGCATCGATTACCAAGAGGGACTTAACATCAAGAAGTTCTACAGCTTCCGCCACATTAGCTTCCAGGAATTTTTCCATGCCATGTCCTACCTGGTGAAAGAGGACCAGGGCCAACTGGGGGAAGAGTCCCTCAGAGAAGTGAACAGGCTGCTGGATGAAAAGCAGCAGGCGGGGAGTGAAGAGATGACCCTCAGTATGCAGTTTTTATTGGACATATCAAAAAAAGAGAGCTCCTCGAACTTTGAGCTAAAGTTCTGCTTCAAAATTTCCCCTTTGATTAGGCAGGATCTGAAGAATTTCAAAGAACTGATGAACTCTATAAAGCATAACAGGACCTGGGATTTGGAATTCTCCCTATATGACTCTAAAATAAAGAATCTGGTAAGGAGTGTTCAGATGAGTGATGTAGAGTTTAGGGTGGGACATTCAAATGAAAGCAACTCCTGCAGCAGGAAATCATTTTCTGTCCATACCAGCTTGAGTAATAGACAGAAAGAGGAGCAAAAACGTCCAATTGTGGACAAAAGAAATGGAGCAGGGACACAAAAAGGCTTCTAA
- the LOC117030429 gene encoding olfactory receptor 10A3, with amino-acid sequence MKRQNQSSVVEFILLGFSDFPELQEQLFGVFLVIYVVTLIGNATIIVIISLEQSLHVPMYLFLLNLSVVDVSFSAVVMPETLVVLSTEKTSITFAGCFAQMYFLLLFGVTECFLLGAMAYDRFAAICHPLSYPMIMNKRVFVKLVMFSWISGITVATLQATWVFSFPFCGPGEINHLFCETPPVLELVCADTFLFEIYAFTGTILIIVVPFLLILLSYIRILFAILTMPSTTGRQKAFSTCASHLTSVTLFYGTASMTYLQPKSGYSPETKKLMSLAYTLLTPLMNPLIYSLRNSEMKRALMKIWRRKVDLHTF; translated from the coding sequence atgaaaaggcaaaaccaaaGCTCTGTGGTTGAATTCATCCTCTTGGGTTTTTCTGATTTTCCTGAACTCCAAGAGCAGCTCTTTGGGGTTTTCTTGGTTATTTACGTGGTGACTCTGATAGGAAATGCCACTATTATAGTCATCATCTCCCTGGAACAGAGCCTCCATGTTCCCATGTACCTGTTTCTCTTGAACTTGTCTGTGGTGGATGTGAGTTTCAGTGCAGTTGTTATGCCTGAAACGCTGGTGGTCCTCTCCACTGAGAAAACGTCGATTACTTTTGCAGGCTGTTTTGCACAGATGTATTTCCTACTTCTTTTTGGTGTGACTGAATGTTTTCTCCTGGGGGCAATGGCTTATGACCGATttgctgcaatctgccatcctcTGAGTTACCCAATGATTATGAACAAAAGGGTTTTTGTGAAATTAGTAATGTTCTCATGGATCTCAGGGATCACGGTAGCTACGCTGCAGGCCACGTGGGTTTTTAGTTTTCCCTTTTGTGGCCCTGGTGAAATTAATCACCTCTTCTGTGAGACTCCCCCAGTCTTAGAGCTTGTATGTGCAGACACCTTTTTGTTTGAAATCTATGCATTCACTGGCACCATTTTGATTATCGTGGTTCCTTTCTTGTTGATACTCTTGTCTTACATTCGAATTCTCTTTGCCATCCTGACGATGCCATCCACCACTGGGAGGCAAAAGGCCTTTTCCACTTGTGCCTCCCATCTCACGTCTGTTACCCTCTTCTATGGCACAGCCAGCATGACTTATTTGCAGCCCAAATCTGGCTACTCCCCTGAAACCAAGAAACTGATGTCATTGGCTTACACGCTGCTTACACCTCTGATGAATCCTCTGATCTACAGCTTGCGAAACAGTGAAATGAAAAGAGCTTTGATGAAAATATGGCGAAGAAAAGTAGATTTACACACATTCTGA
- the LOC117030431 gene encoding olfactory receptor 10A6 has product MKRQNQSSVVEFILLGFSDFPELQEQLFGAFLVIYVVTLIGNATIIVIISLEQSLHVPMYLFLLNLSVVDVSFSAVVMPEMLVVLSTEKTSITFVSCFAQMYFILFFGGTECFLLGAMAYDRFAAICHPLSYPMIMNKRVFMKLVISSWALGFMVGTLQTSWVSSFPFCGPDEINHISCETPAVLELVCADTFLFEIYAFTGTILIIVVPFLLILLSYVRILFAILTMPSTTGRQKAFSTCASHLTSVTLFYGTASMTYLQPKSGYSPETKKLMSLAYSLLTPLLNPLIYSLRNSEMKRALMKIWRRKVDLHTF; this is encoded by the coding sequence atgaaaaggcaaaaccaaaGTTCTGTGGTTGAATTCATCCTCTTGGGTTTTTCTGATTTTCCTGAACTCCAAGAGCAGCTCTTTGGGGCTTTCTTGGTTATTTACGTGGTGACTCTGATAGGAAATGCCACTATTATAGTCATCATCTCCCTGGAACAGAGCCTCCATGTTCCCATGTACCTGTTTCTCTTGAACTTGTCTGTGGTGGATGTGAGTTTCAGTGCAGTTGTTATGCCTGAAATGCTGGTGGTCCTCTCTACTGAGAAAACATCAATTACTTTTGTGAGTTGTTTTGCACAgatgtatttcattcttttttttggtgggacTGAATGTTTTCTGCTGGGGGCAATGGCTTATGACCGATttgctgcaatctgccatcctcTGAGCTACCCAATGATCATGAACAAAAGGGTTTTCATGAAATTAGTTATATCCTCATGGGCCTTAGGTTTCATGGTAGGTACTCTGCAAACATCATGGGTGTCTAGTTTTCCATTTTGTGGCCCCGATGAAATTAATCATATCTCTTGTGAAACACCAGCAGTGTTAGAGCTTGTATGTGCAGACACCTTTTTGTTTGAAATCTATGCATTCACTGGCACCATTTTGATTATCGTGGTTCCTTTCTTGTTGATACTCTTGTCTTACGTTCGAATTCTCTTTGCCATCCTGACGATGCCATCCACCACTGGGAGGCAAAAGGCCTTTTCCACTTGTGCCTCCCATCTCACGTCTGTTACCCTCTTCTATGGCACAGCCAGCATGACTTATTTGCAGCCCAAATCTGGCTACTCCCCTGAAACCAAGAAACTGATGTCATTGGCTTACTCACTTCTTACACCTCTGCTGAATCCTCTGATCTACAGCTTGCGAAATAGTGAGATGAAAAGAGCTTTGATGAAAATATGGCGAAGAAAAGTAGATTTACACACATTCTGA